From Paraburkholderia flava, a single genomic window includes:
- a CDS encoding acyloxyacyl hydrolase translates to MKKKNCAARGLTLKISLFAGLLAASGLASADQFGVQIAGGVADHHVRKLDLGVVWDPGLNWWYIGDWHFSLIGEAHAAWWHTDEGNVHENVGEFGVTPVVRFIKGSGAIRPYFEAGVGVRLLTSPTISSRYTLSSAFQFADMVGVGAQFGNRQQYQVGYRFQHVSNASIKEPNPGINFSQLYLQYNF, encoded by the coding sequence ATGAAGAAAAAGAACTGCGCCGCACGTGGTCTGACACTGAAAATTTCACTGTTTGCGGGCCTGCTGGCGGCGTCTGGTTTGGCCAGCGCCGACCAGTTTGGCGTGCAGATCGCAGGAGGCGTCGCGGATCACCACGTGCGCAAGCTCGACCTCGGCGTCGTGTGGGATCCGGGTTTGAACTGGTGGTACATCGGCGACTGGCATTTCAGTCTGATCGGCGAAGCGCACGCCGCGTGGTGGCATACCGACGAAGGCAACGTCCACGAGAACGTCGGCGAATTCGGCGTGACGCCGGTGGTGCGTTTCATCAAGGGGTCGGGCGCGATCCGTCCGTATTTCGAAGCGGGCGTCGGCGTGCGGTTACTCACGAGCCCGACGATCTCCAGTCGCTACACGCTCAGCTCGGCGTTCCAGTTCGCCGACATGGTCGGTGTGGGCGCGCAGTTCGGCAATCGTCAGCAGTATCAGGTCGGCTATCGCTTCCAGCACGTTTCCAACGCCAGTATCAAAGAGCCGAATCCTGGTATAAATTTCAGCCAGCTATATTTGCAATATAACTTCTGA
- the cydB gene encoding cytochrome d ubiquinol oxidase subunit II produces MDYGTLKLIWWVLIGVLLIGFAVTDGFDMGATFLLPFIGRTDAERRIIVNTVGATWEGNQVWFVTAGGAMFAAWPLVYAASFSGFYFAMLLVLFALFFRPVGFDYRGKRDDPRWRHAWDWGLFIGGFVPALVFGIAFGNLLQGVPFAFDRDLRVTYHGSFFGLLNPFSLLCGVVSLSMLAAHGAAFVKMKSDGIVARRASVALRIAALVNIVCFLIAGALIATMIGGYQIIDGAPTDAVANPLLKNVTGAPGLWLSNYSTYPWMIAAPVAGLAGGVLALLLGGSRFEKSTFLSTGLMIVGVILTAGFSMFPFIMPSSLDGRSSLTVWDSTSSRMTLQIMLIAVAIFLPLILLYTSWVYRVMRGKVTADSVEQNTHSMY; encoded by the coding sequence ATGGACTACGGAACGCTCAAACTGATCTGGTGGGTGTTGATCGGCGTGCTGCTGATCGGCTTCGCAGTCACCGACGGCTTCGACATGGGGGCCACGTTCCTGCTGCCGTTCATCGGCAGGACGGATGCGGAGCGGCGCATCATCGTGAACACGGTGGGCGCGACGTGGGAAGGCAACCAGGTGTGGTTCGTCACGGCGGGCGGTGCGATGTTCGCCGCGTGGCCGCTCGTCTACGCCGCGTCGTTCTCGGGCTTCTACTTCGCGATGCTGCTCGTGCTGTTCGCGCTGTTCTTTCGACCGGTCGGGTTCGACTATCGCGGCAAGCGCGACGATCCGCGCTGGCGACATGCATGGGACTGGGGACTCTTCATCGGCGGCTTCGTGCCGGCGCTGGTGTTCGGCATCGCGTTCGGCAACCTGCTGCAGGGCGTGCCGTTCGCATTCGATCGCGATCTGCGCGTCACGTATCACGGCAGCTTCTTCGGGCTGCTGAATCCTTTCTCGCTGCTCTGCGGCGTCGTGAGTCTGTCGATGCTCGCCGCGCACGGTGCTGCGTTCGTGAAGATGAAGAGCGACGGCATCGTCGCGCGGCGTGCGTCGGTTGCGCTGCGCATCGCGGCGCTCGTGAACATCGTGTGCTTCCTGATTGCCGGTGCACTGATCGCGACGATGATCGGCGGTTATCAGATCATCGATGGTGCGCCCACCGATGCCGTTGCGAATCCGCTGCTGAAGAACGTCACCGGCGCGCCCGGTCTGTGGCTGTCGAACTATTCGACCTACCCGTGGATGATCGCCGCGCCCGTCGCGGGCCTCGCGGGCGGTGTGCTCGCGCTGCTGCTCGGTGGTTCACGCTTCGAGAAGAGTACGTTCCTGTCGACTGGGCTGATGATCGTCGGTGTGATCCTCACAGCGGGATTTTCGATGTTCCCGTTCATCATGCCGTCGTCGCTCGATGGGCGTAGCAGCCTCACCGTGTGGGACTCGACATCGAGCCGGATGACGCTGCAGATCATGCTGATCGCGGTCGCAATTTTCTTGCCGTTGATCCTGCTGTACACGAGCTGGGTGTATCGCGTGATGCGCGGCAAGGTCACGGCGGATTCGGTCGAGCAGAATACGCATTCGATGTACTGA
- the cydP gene encoding cytochrome oxidase putative small subunit CydP, with amino-acid sequence MTLSLDRRPPSRLALRSRFAAWARGPTFARDIVIVLVIKFILLMILKYAFFNHPQADNMSLPPAQVAQALLSVPAPTPPQGDQHAH; translated from the coding sequence ATGACCCTTTCGCTCGATCGCCGTCCCCCATCCCGCCTCGCACTGCGCAGCCGGTTTGCCGCATGGGCGCGCGGTCCGACCTTCGCACGCGACATCGTCATCGTGCTCGTCATCAAGTTCATCTTGCTGATGATTCTCAAGTACGCGTTCTTCAATCATCCGCAGGCGGACAACATGTCGTTGCCGCCCGCGCAGGTCGCACAGGCGCTGCTGTCCGTGCCCGCCCCCACTCCGCCCCAGGGAGACCAGCATGCCCACTAG
- a CDS encoding nuclear transport factor 2 family protein — protein sequence MAAKVIDAIRELERDRFRAMVDGDGPLLDSLLSDTVSYVHTNGKRETKRQFIDAITAGRRRYRQIEIQSQEVMPVGRETCVVTGRALIEMEANNGALLFPIAYTAIQAQEGGQWRLVAWQATRCAIE from the coding sequence ATGGCGGCAAAGGTGATCGACGCGATCCGCGAACTTGAGCGCGACCGCTTTCGGGCGATGGTCGACGGCGATGGGCCGTTGCTGGATTCGCTGCTTTCCGACACCGTGAGCTACGTGCACACGAACGGCAAGCGCGAGACCAAGCGGCAGTTCATCGACGCGATCACCGCGGGCCGCCGTCGCTACCGGCAGATCGAGATCCAGTCGCAGGAGGTGATGCCGGTCGGACGCGAGACCTGCGTCGTGACCGGCCGCGCGCTGATCGAGATGGAAGCGAATAACGGCGCGCTGCTGTTTCCTATCGCGTACACGGCCATCCAGGCGCAGGAGGGTGGCCAGTGGCGGCTCGTGGCGTGGCAGGCGACTCGCTGCGCGATCGAATGA
- the rpoH gene encoding RNA polymerase sigma factor RpoH, translating into MSNAMTLPSTLSPSSAKAAPAGALALAQFSMLPGQLGNIDAYIQAVNRIPMLTPAEERQFATEFREQNNLDSARKMVLSHLRLVVSIARNYLGYGLPHADLIQEGNIGLMKAVKRFDPTQNVRLVSYAMHWIKAEIHEYILRNWRTVKVATTKAQRKLFFNLRSHKQGLQAFTPEEIEGLAKELNVKREEVAEMETRLSGGDVALEGQVEDGEESYAPIAYLADSHNEPTAVLASRQRDKLQSEGIATALESLDARSRRIIEARWLHVDDDGSGGSTLHELADEFGVSAERIRQIEASAMKKMRSALNEYA; encoded by the coding sequence GTGAGCAACGCAATGACCCTCCCGAGTACTCTGAGCCCGTCGTCGGCTAAGGCCGCTCCGGCAGGTGCACTGGCGCTCGCGCAATTTTCGATGTTGCCCGGCCAGCTGGGCAACATCGACGCCTACATCCAGGCCGTCAACCGGATCCCGATGCTGACGCCGGCGGAAGAACGCCAGTTCGCCACCGAATTTCGCGAGCAGAACAATCTCGACTCGGCCCGCAAGATGGTGCTGTCGCACCTGCGGCTTGTCGTGTCGATCGCACGTAACTACCTCGGCTACGGGCTGCCGCATGCCGACCTGATCCAGGAAGGCAACATCGGCCTGATGAAGGCCGTGAAGCGCTTCGATCCGACGCAGAACGTGCGTCTCGTGTCGTACGCGATGCACTGGATCAAGGCCGAGATCCACGAATACATCCTGCGCAACTGGCGCACGGTGAAGGTCGCGACCACGAAGGCGCAACGCAAGCTGTTCTTCAACCTGCGTAGTCACAAGCAAGGGTTGCAGGCGTTCACGCCCGAAGAGATCGAAGGCCTCGCCAAAGAGCTGAACGTGAAGCGCGAGGAAGTCGCGGAGATGGAAACGCGGCTGTCCGGCGGCGACGTCGCGCTCGAAGGCCAGGTCGAGGACGGCGAAGAGTCGTACGCGCCGATCGCCTATCTGGCCGACTCGCACAACGAGCCGACCGCCGTGCTCGCATCGCGCCAGCGCGACAAGCTGCAAAGCGAAGGGATCGCCACCGCGCTCGAATCGCTCGACGCACGTAGCCGTCGCATCATCGAGGCACGCTGGCTGCATGTCGACGACGACGGTTCGGGTGGCTCGACGCTGCACGAACTCGCCGACGAATTCGGTGTGTCGGCGGAACGTATCCGCCAGATCGAAGCCAGCGCAATGAAGAAGATGCGCAGCGCGTTGAACGAATACGCATAA
- the ybiB gene encoding DNA-binding protein YbiB gives MTDSVTSSAFPCARFIKEIGRGPNGARALTPEDTHALYSAMLDGRVSDLELGAVLLAYRVKGESADELAAMLAAAHASFEPVRLAEGASQSAYQAVSIPSYNGARKQPNLVPLLALLLAREGIPVLVHGVVVDPGRVTSAEIFAQLGIASAQTRDDIEQGLASRRVAFAPIATLAPKLARLLALRARMGVRNSTHTLVKILQPFAPPALRLVNYTHPPYRDSLTQLFNAHPEAAAGGALLARGTEGEAVADTRRQVQVDWLHDGLCETRLEAVRSSPDAPPVDLPDALDAQTTAAWIDAVLRGDAPVPDAIARQVAVIADIAKPGRPG, from the coding sequence ATGACCGACTCCGTCACCTCGTCCGCTTTTCCGTGCGCCCGCTTCATCAAGGAGATCGGTCGCGGACCGAACGGCGCTCGCGCGCTGACGCCCGAAGACACGCACGCGCTGTACAGCGCGATGCTCGACGGACGCGTGTCCGATCTGGAGCTAGGCGCGGTGCTGCTCGCGTATCGCGTGAAAGGCGAAAGCGCCGACGAACTCGCCGCGATGCTGGCCGCCGCGCACGCATCGTTCGAACCGGTGCGGCTCGCAGAGGGCGCGTCGCAAAGCGCGTATCAGGCTGTCTCGATTCCGAGCTACAACGGCGCGCGCAAACAGCCGAATCTCGTGCCGCTACTCGCGTTGCTGCTCGCACGCGAAGGGATACCGGTGCTCGTGCATGGCGTCGTCGTCGATCCGGGCCGCGTCACCAGCGCGGAAATTTTCGCGCAGCTCGGCATCGCGTCCGCGCAAACACGCGACGATATCGAGCAAGGTCTCGCGTCACGACGCGTCGCGTTCGCGCCGATCGCGACGCTCGCGCCGAAACTCGCGCGGCTGCTCGCGCTGCGCGCACGCATGGGCGTGCGCAATTCGACGCACACGCTCGTGAAGATTCTGCAGCCGTTCGCGCCGCCCGCTTTGCGTCTGGTGAACTACACGCATCCGCCGTATCGGGACAGCCTCACGCAGTTGTTCAACGCGCATCCCGAGGCTGCGGCCGGCGGTGCGCTGCTCGCGCGCGGCACCGAGGGCGAAGCAGTCGCCGATACGCGTCGTCAGGTGCAGGTCGACTGGCTGCACGACGGCCTCTGCGAAACTCGGCTCGAGGCGGTGCGCTCGTCGCCGGATGCGCCGCCCGTCGATCTGCCCGATGCACTCGACGCGCAGACCACCGCCGCATGGATCGACGCCGTTCTGCGCGGCGATGCGCCGGTGCCCGATGCGATCGCGCGGCAGGTGGCGGTCATCGCGGATATCGCGAAACCTGGCCGGCCAGGTTGA
- the leuA gene encoding 2-isopropylmalate synthase, with amino-acid sequence MLRNPAEKYRPFPAVRLNGRKWPGRTIDRAPIWMSTDLRDGNQSLIEPMTIAQKLEFFEMLVAIGFKEIEVGFPSASQTDFDFVRKLIVERRIPDDVTIEVLVQSREDLIARTFDALEGAPRAIVHLYNAICPSFRRIVFNQSQSEVKALAVEGTRLIRQYADARPYTHWTYQYSPETFSMTELSFAREVCDAVAQTWRPTRDHKMIVNLPATVEAATPNVYADQIEWMDRNIGYRDSIVLSVHPHNDRGTAVAAAELALLAGADRIEGCLFGNGERTGNVDLVTLAMNLYTQGIDPGLDFSDIDAVRGVVERCNRLPVHPRHPYAGDLVYTAFSGSHQDAIRKGLAQQAPDAIWEVPYLPVDPADVGRSYDAVIRVNSQSGKGGTTFLLERGMGFAPPRRVQIEFSQAVQAAADRSGAEMTGDAICALFAGEYLKTVGPAGRGAEGAMRWEGRDVDVSSVQSGAEETVGQRADDTHARRVARAIAAASGESVDVTSCESVQTADGRTAVFVGCRVGGQAVRYGVGIGDAPEAAALDAVVSAVNRAAWPAVDQRAAA; translated from the coding sequence ATGTTGCGCAATCCCGCAGAGAAATACCGCCCCTTCCCCGCTGTCCGTCTGAACGGCCGAAAATGGCCCGGTCGCACGATCGACCGGGCACCGATCTGGATGAGCACCGATCTGCGCGACGGCAACCAGTCGCTGATCGAACCGATGACCATCGCACAGAAGCTCGAGTTCTTCGAGATGCTGGTCGCGATCGGCTTCAAGGAAATCGAAGTCGGATTTCCGTCCGCGTCGCAGACCGACTTCGATTTCGTCCGCAAGCTGATCGTCGAACGCCGCATTCCCGACGACGTGACGATCGAAGTGCTCGTGCAGTCACGCGAAGACCTGATCGCACGCACGTTCGATGCGCTCGAAGGCGCGCCACGCGCGATCGTCCATCTGTACAACGCGATCTGCCCGTCGTTCCGGCGCATCGTTTTCAACCAGTCGCAGTCCGAGGTGAAGGCACTGGCTGTCGAGGGTACGCGGTTGATCCGGCAGTACGCCGATGCCCGTCCGTATACACACTGGACCTACCAGTACTCCCCCGAAACCTTCAGCATGACCGAGCTGTCGTTCGCGCGCGAAGTGTGCGACGCGGTCGCGCAGACGTGGCGCCCGACGCGCGATCACAAGATGATCGTCAACCTGCCGGCCACCGTCGAAGCCGCGACGCCGAACGTCTACGCGGACCAGATCGAATGGATGGATCGCAATATCGGTTATCGCGACAGCATCGTGCTGTCGGTGCATCCGCATAACGATCGCGGCACGGCGGTCGCCGCTGCCGAACTCGCGCTGCTCGCGGGCGCGGATCGCATCGAAGGCTGCCTGTTCGGCAACGGCGAGCGCACCGGCAACGTCGATCTCGTCACGCTCGCGATGAACCTCTACACGCAGGGCATCGACCCCGGTCTCGATTTTTCCGACATCGATGCGGTACGCGGTGTCGTCGAGCGTTGCAACCGGCTGCCCGTGCATCCGCGTCATCCGTATGCGGGCGACCTCGTGTACACGGCGTTTTCGGGATCGCATCAGGATGCGATCCGCAAGGGCCTCGCGCAGCAGGCGCCCGACGCGATCTGGGAAGTGCCCTACCTGCCCGTCGATCCCGCCGACGTCGGTCGCAGCTACGACGCGGTGATCCGCGTGAACAGCCAGTCGGGTAAGGGTGGTACGACCTTCCTGCTCGAGCGCGGGATGGGCTTCGCGCCGCCGCGTCGCGTGCAGATCGAATTCAGCCAGGCCGTGCAGGCCGCTGCGGACAGGTCAGGCGCCGAGATGACCGGCGACGCGATCTGCGCGCTGTTCGCAGGCGAATATCTCAAGACCGTCGGACCGGCGGGCCGTGGCGCGGAAGGTGCGATGCGCTGGGAAGGCCGTGACGTCGACGTATCGTCTGTACAAAGTGGTGCCGAGGAAACGGTCGGCCAGCGCGCCGACGATACACACGCACGACGGGTCGCGCGGGCTATCGCGGCGGCATCGGGCGAGAGCGTCGACGTGACGTCGTGCGAAAGCGTGCAGACGGCCGACGGGCGCACAGCCGTATTCGTCGGTTGCCGGGTCGGTGGACAGGCGGTGAGATATGGCGTCGGGATCGGCGATGCGCCGGAAGCGGCTGCCCTGGATGCAGTGGTCAGCGCGGTCAATCGCGCGGCGTGGCCGGCGGTCGATCAACGGGCAGCCGCGTAA
- the nagE gene encoding N-acetylglucosamine-specific PTS transporter subunit IIBC, with protein sequence MDGNPFLKVQRLGRALMLPIAVLPVAGLLLRLGQPDVFNIKMIADAGGAIFDNLPLLFAIGVAVGFAKDNNGVAALAGAIGYLVEIAVMKDINDKLNMGVLSGIVAGIVAGMLYNRYKDIKLPDYLAFFGGKRFVPIVTGVACLVLGIVFGYVWQPVQGAIDLAGHWLTTAGALGAFVYGLLNRLLLVTGLHHILNSLAWFVFGTFTPAGGAAVTGDLHRFFAGDPTAGAFMTGFFPVMMFGLPAACLAMFHEAPKERRALVGGLLFSMALTSFLTGVTEPIEFTFMFLAPVLYLIHAVLTGLSLAICSALGIKLGFTFSAGAIDYVLNYGLSTKGWEAIPIGLVYGVAYYGLFRFFIRRFNMATPGREPAAAEAQADSFATGGYVAPTAGASVPRAVQYIAALGGASNLTLVDACTTRLRLSVVDPAQVSEADLKTIGARGVLKRGGNSVQVIIGPEADMIADEIRTAIEQGVGVESAVAARASSPAASAAPVASSAAKVAPVEGSGPLDPDPLRWLAVFGGATNIVSLDAVASTRLRIVVRDPSSVDRQRLAALDVAWVSADTFHIVVGDAARRYAQQLSTRLPAVGGGAGAAPLPA encoded by the coding sequence ATGGATGGAAACCCGTTTCTGAAAGTGCAGCGGCTTGGCCGCGCACTGATGCTGCCGATCGCAGTGCTGCCGGTAGCCGGCCTGCTGCTGCGCTTAGGCCAGCCCGATGTGTTCAACATCAAGATGATCGCCGACGCGGGCGGCGCGATTTTCGACAACCTGCCGCTGCTGTTCGCCATTGGCGTCGCGGTCGGGTTCGCGAAGGACAATAACGGCGTCGCGGCACTCGCCGGCGCGATCGGCTATCTGGTCGAAATCGCGGTGATGAAGGACATCAACGACAAGCTCAACATGGGTGTGCTGTCGGGGATCGTCGCCGGGATCGTCGCGGGGATGCTGTACAACCGCTACAAGGACATCAAGCTGCCGGACTACCTCGCGTTCTTTGGAGGGAAACGCTTCGTGCCGATTGTCACGGGGGTGGCGTGTCTCGTGCTCGGCATCGTATTCGGCTACGTGTGGCAGCCGGTGCAGGGCGCGATCGATCTCGCCGGCCACTGGCTCACGACGGCCGGCGCGCTTGGCGCATTCGTGTACGGGCTGCTGAACCGTCTGCTGCTCGTGACCGGGTTGCACCACATCCTGAACTCGCTCGCGTGGTTCGTGTTCGGCACGTTTACGCCGGCGGGCGGCGCTGCCGTGACCGGCGACCTGCACCGCTTCTTCGCCGGCGATCCGACGGCCGGAGCGTTCATGACGGGCTTCTTCCCGGTGATGATGTTCGGCCTGCCGGCCGCGTGTCTCGCGATGTTCCACGAAGCGCCGAAGGAGCGCCGCGCACTGGTCGGTGGTCTGCTGTTCTCGATGGCATTGACGTCGTTCCTGACTGGCGTGACCGAGCCGATCGAGTTCACCTTCATGTTCCTCGCGCCGGTGCTGTACCTGATCCACGCGGTGTTGACGGGGCTCTCGCTCGCGATCTGCTCGGCGCTCGGCATCAAGCTCGGCTTCACGTTCTCGGCGGGCGCGATCGACTACGTGCTGAACTACGGCCTGTCGACGAAGGGCTGGGAAGCGATTCCAATCGGCCTCGTGTACGGCGTCGCGTACTACGGTCTGTTCCGCTTCTTTATCCGCCGCTTCAACATGGCGACGCCGGGCCGCGAACCGGCCGCTGCCGAAGCGCAGGCCGATTCGTTCGCGACCGGCGGTTACGTTGCACCGACGGCCGGCGCGAGCGTGCCGCGCGCGGTGCAGTACATCGCGGCGCTGGGCGGCGCGTCGAACCTGACGCTCGTCGATGCGTGCACGACGCGGCTGCGGCTTTCTGTTGTGGACCCGGCGCAGGTGTCGGAAGCCGATCTGAAGACGATCGGTGCGCGTGGGGTGCTGAAGCGCGGCGGCAACAGCGTGCAGGTGATCATCGGGCCGGAAGCGGACATGATTGCCGATGAGATTCGTACGGCGATCGAGCAGGGTGTTGGAGTTGAAAGTGCGGTTGCTGCTCGTGCTTCTTCGCCTGCTGCATCTGCTGCGCCTGTTGCTTCTTCGGCTGCGAAGGTAGCGCCTGTAGAGGGTAGCGGTCCGCTCGATCCAGATCCGCTGCGCTGGCTCGCGGTGTTCGGCGGCGCGACCAACATCGTGTCGCTCGATGCGGTGGCGTCGACGCGTCTGCGGATCGTCGTGCGCGATCCTTCCTCCGTCGATCGTCAACGGCTTGCGGCGCTTGATGTCGCGTGGGTGTCGGCGGATACGTTCCACATCGTTGTCGGCGATGCGGCTCGACGATATGCACAGCAGTTGTCGACGCGTTTGCCTGCGGTGGGTGGTGGTGCGGGCGCGGCACCGTTGCCGGCGTGA
- a CDS encoding fumarylacetoacetate hydrolase family protein: MTYVFAPPPVVAVPVAGSNDRFAVRRIYCVGRNYEAHAREMGHDPDREPPFFFGKPADAVVYVAPGEIGVFPYPSQSKNVHFEMELVAAIGQAGKDIPVERALDHVYGYALGLDMTRRDLQAEAKKLGRPWDTAKGFDHAAPLGPIHPVSAVGHIGDGAIWLSVNGDEKQRSDVSQLIWSVAETVAYLSTLFELQPGDLIFTGTPEGVGSVTKGDTMTGGVEGLGEFSVRVA; the protein is encoded by the coding sequence ATGACTTACGTGTTTGCCCCGCCGCCGGTTGTCGCGGTGCCGGTCGCCGGATCGAACGATCGCTTCGCGGTGCGCCGCATCTACTGCGTCGGCCGCAACTACGAAGCGCATGCGCGCGAGATGGGACACGATCCCGATCGCGAACCGCCGTTTTTCTTCGGCAAGCCAGCCGACGCAGTGGTCTACGTCGCGCCCGGCGAGATCGGCGTGTTCCCGTATCCGTCGCAATCGAAGAACGTGCACTTCGAGATGGAACTCGTCGCCGCGATCGGCCAGGCGGGCAAGGACATTCCGGTCGAGCGCGCGCTCGATCACGTGTACGGTTACGCGCTCGGTCTCGACATGACGCGTCGCGATCTGCAGGCCGAAGCGAAGAAGCTCGGTCGTCCGTGGGATACCGCGAAGGGCTTCGATCATGCGGCGCCGCTCGGACCGATTCATCCGGTGTCCGCAGTCGGGCATATCGGCGACGGCGCGATCTGGCTGTCGGTCAACGGCGACGAGAAGCAGCGTTCCGATGTGTCGCAGCTGATCTGGTCGGTTGCGGAAACGGTCGCGTATCTGTCGACGCTGTTCGAGCTGCAGCCCGGTGACCTGATCTTCACCGGCACGCCCGAAGGCGTCGGCTCGGTGACGAAGGGCGACACGATGACGGGCGGCGTGGAAGGGCTCGGCGAATTCAGCGTGCGCGTCGCGTGA
- a CDS encoding cytochrome ubiquinol oxidase subunit I → MPTSEVVDLSRLQFGVTALYHFLFVPLTLGLSWLLVIMESVYVMTGKQIYKDMTQFWGKLFGINFAMGVTTGLTLEFQFGTNWSYYSHYVGDIFGVPLAVEGLMAFFLESTFVGLFFFGWKRLSSVKHLMVTFLVALGSNLSALWILIANGWMNNPVGAEFNYETMRMELSSLYAVIFNPVAQVKFVHTVSAGYVTASIFVLGVSSWYLLKRRDTEFALRSFAIAAGFGLASTICVIVLGDESGYRTGEVQRVKLAAIESEWETAPAPAPFTIIGIPNQQEQRTDYAIRVPYALGIIATRSLDEPVAGLKELIAHAETRIKSGIIAYGALQKLKQGDTSDDTRALFDAHKKDLGYGLMLKQFTATVTDATPDQIQQAAKKTIPPVAPVFFSFRLMVGLGLLFLATFVLAFWFCAQRSLLLDNRRWFLRWAVWAIPLPWLAAEFGWIVAEVGRQPWTIAEILPTALSASSLQPHDLYLSLAGFIVFYTALFIIEITLMFKYARLGPSSLHTGRYHHERVAATQLARDSSAV, encoded by the coding sequence ATGCCCACTAGCGAAGTCGTCGATCTTTCGCGCCTCCAGTTCGGCGTCACGGCGCTCTACCACTTCCTGTTCGTTCCGCTGACGCTCGGTCTCTCCTGGCTGCTCGTCATCATGGAGTCGGTCTACGTGATGACCGGCAAGCAGATCTACAAGGACATGACGCAGTTCTGGGGCAAGCTCTTCGGGATTAACTTCGCGATGGGCGTGACCACCGGCCTCACGCTCGAATTCCAGTTCGGCACGAACTGGTCGTATTACTCGCATTACGTCGGCGATATCTTCGGCGTGCCGTTGGCCGTCGAGGGGCTGATGGCGTTCTTCCTCGAATCGACGTTCGTCGGGCTGTTTTTCTTCGGCTGGAAGCGGCTGTCGAGCGTCAAGCATCTGATGGTCACGTTCCTCGTCGCGCTCGGCTCGAATCTGTCCGCGCTGTGGATTCTCATCGCGAACGGCTGGATGAACAATCCGGTCGGCGCTGAGTTCAACTACGAGACGATGCGCATGGAGCTGTCGAGTCTCTACGCGGTGATCTTCAATCCGGTCGCGCAGGTGAAGTTCGTGCACACGGTGTCGGCGGGTTATGTGACGGCGTCGATCTTCGTGCTCGGCGTGTCGTCATGGTATTTGCTGAAGCGCCGCGATACCGAGTTCGCGTTGCGCTCGTTCGCGATCGCCGCAGGCTTCGGTCTTGCGTCGACGATCTGCGTGATCGTGCTCGGCGACGAATCCGGCTACCGCACCGGCGAAGTGCAGCGGGTGAAGCTCGCCGCGATCGAATCCGAATGGGAAACTGCACCCGCACCCGCGCCGTTCACGATCATCGGGATCCCGAACCAGCAGGAACAGCGCACCGACTACGCGATCCGCGTACCGTACGCGCTCGGCATCATCGCGACGCGCTCGCTCGACGAGCCGGTTGCAGGATTGAAGGAGCTGATCGCGCACGCCGAAACGCGGATCAAGAGCGGGATCATCGCGTACGGCGCGCTGCAGAAACTGAAACAGGGCGACACGTCCGACGACACCCGCGCACTGTTCGACGCGCACAAGAAAGACCTCGGCTACGGGCTGATGCTCAAGCAGTTCACCGCGACCGTCACCGACGCGACCCCCGACCAGATCCAGCAGGCCGCGAAGAAAACGATTCCGCCGGTCGCTCCGGTGTTCTTCTCGTTCCGTCTGATGGTCGGACTCGGCCTGCTGTTTCTTGCGACGTTCGTGCTCGCGTTCTGGTTCTGCGCGCAGCGTTCACTGCTGCTCGACAACCGACGATGGTTCCTGCGCTGGGCCGTATGGGCGATTCCATTGCCATGGCTCGCGGCGGAATTCGGCTGGATCGTCGCCGAGGTCGGTCGACAGCCGTGGACCATCGCTGAAATCCTGCCGACTGCGCTATCCGCGTCGAGTCTCCAGCCGCACGATCTGTATCTGAGCCTCGCGGGATTCATCGTGTTCTACACGGCGCTCTTCATCATCGAGATCACGTTGATGTTCAAGTACGCGCGCCTCGGACCGTCGTCGCTGCACACGGGACGCTATCACCACGAACGGGTCGCCGCCACGCAACTGGCTCGCGACAGCTCGGCGGTCTGA